The following proteins come from a genomic window of Streptomyces sp. GS7:
- a CDS encoding MFS transporter, with the protein MTPVAAPRRLPVVLRNRAFGAVWAAQVLTQAAGRMFQVGVVWWLVGHAAGGEGDRGLASGVFLAVSTLPAVALAPLVATVIARCRHRTVLGSAAAVAGLVAAATAGWTYAASPPAVVAYGAALLLAGCQALFDPCLTTSVPELVDDADIEAATGFELATQSLAGLAGGLLGPLVVDAWDLTGIVSGCAGAYLAAAALVALTRFPRGTAVGDADAPSGDAASRRTLRQILADHPFIRRVLLCFAAVNLFTTAIYVVMPLYTRSVLHAHGSTVAALEAALGIGTLIGSFTGARLPGSATTLGGACLALTAAALGTPGVFADRTAAVAALVVAGWCVGAIGVRFVALFQRLVPAEDKPGFFAMMQALLGATFPLSSLVFGALGDHLSPRTLCLLQAVGLVPLAVALWWSGRRTTAPPDATADAAPTASATAAPANVPLEEAR; encoded by the coding sequence ATGACGCCGGTTGCGGCCCCGCGCCGCCTGCCGGTCGTGCTGCGCAACCGGGCCTTCGGTGCCGTCTGGGCCGCGCAGGTGCTCACCCAGGCCGCGGGCCGGATGTTCCAGGTCGGCGTGGTGTGGTGGCTGGTCGGCCACGCCGCCGGCGGGGAGGGCGACCGGGGCCTGGCGTCGGGGGTGTTCCTCGCGGTGAGCACGCTGCCCGCGGTGGCGCTCGCCCCGCTGGTGGCCACCGTCATCGCGCGCTGCCGGCACCGCACGGTGCTGGGTTCGGCCGCCGCCGTGGCGGGCCTGGTGGCCGCCGCCACCGCCGGCTGGACGTACGCGGCCTCGCCCCCGGCGGTCGTCGCCTACGGGGCCGCGCTGCTGCTGGCGGGCTGCCAGGCTCTCTTCGACCCGTGCCTGACCACCTCGGTCCCCGAACTCGTCGACGACGCCGACATCGAGGCCGCGACCGGGTTCGAACTCGCCACCCAGTCCCTGGCCGGCCTGGCCGGCGGGCTGCTCGGACCGCTCGTCGTGGACGCCTGGGACCTGACGGGCATCGTCTCCGGATGCGCCGGTGCGTACCTCGCCGCCGCCGCGCTGGTGGCCCTCACCCGCTTCCCGCGCGGGACCGCGGTGGGGGACGCGGACGCCCCGTCCGGCGATGCGGCGTCCCGGCGGACGCTCCGTCAGATCCTGGCCGACCACCCCTTCATCCGGCGGGTGCTGCTCTGCTTCGCCGCGGTGAACCTCTTCACCACCGCGATCTACGTTGTCATGCCCCTGTATACGCGGTCCGTGCTGCACGCCCACGGTTCCACCGTGGCCGCGCTGGAAGCGGCCCTGGGCATCGGCACGCTCATCGGGTCGTTCACCGGCGCGCGGCTGCCGGGATCGGCCACCACGCTCGGCGGGGCCTGCCTGGCGCTGACGGCCGCGGCCCTCGGCACGCCCGGCGTGTTCGCCGACCGGACCGCGGCCGTCGCGGCCCTGGTCGTCGCGGGCTGGTGCGTGGGAGCCATCGGGGTGCGGTTCGTCGCGCTGTTCCAGCGGCTGGTCCCGGCAGAGGACAAGCCGGGCTTCTTCGCCATGATGCAGGCGCTGCTCGGCGCGACCTTCCCACTGTCCTCACTGGTCTTCGGCGCGCTCGGCGACCACCTCTCGCCGCGGACCCTGTGCCTGCTCCAGGCCGTCGGGCTGGTTCCGCTCGCCGTGGCGCTGTGGTGGTCCGGCAGGCGTACGACGGCCCCACCGGACGCGACCGCCGATGCCGCCCCGACGGCGTCCGCCACCGCCGCGCCCGCCAACGTGCCGCTGGAGGAAGCCCGATGA
- a CDS encoding phenylacetate--CoA ligase family protein, with protein MPVQQLTELIRFVRRNSPFYRELYAGLPDHVDELTALPVVPQDAFWRANTPRDNRLLTGPLDEAVVFKSGGTTGSPKFSVYTREEWREFTSAFGGGLVEAGLRPGHRVADLFYAGELYASFTFILDSLHRAPVANVRLPIGGAAPLESTVHTLEEFDVDVVAGTTTTLCTLADHLVRAGRQLPGVRILFFGGEGLYEDQRPLLRRAFPRAQARSIGYAGVDSGLLGQAVPGADPRVHRAFTPHTVVEILDENTGEPLTREGVAGRVVVTDLRRRLMPVIRYPVGDRAEWTDADAGHFRILGRAEEGVRIGAVSLYTQDVHDLVRAADPTGLVIGIQLVVRRWEGRDGLVLRLAVDGDPAGGDAEQAGLGHLAGAVAKEILAARQMYAEEVEAARIHPLAVEWVRHGELVVNPRTGKLKRVIDERPHS; from the coding sequence ATGCCCGTTCAACAATTAACGGAACTCATACGCTTCGTGCGGCGCAACTCGCCCTTCTACCGGGAGCTCTACGCGGGACTCCCCGACCACGTGGACGAGTTGACCGCACTGCCGGTCGTCCCCCAGGACGCATTCTGGCGCGCCAACACCCCGCGCGACAACCGTCTTTTGACCGGACCGCTCGATGAGGCGGTGGTTTTCAAGAGCGGCGGCACCACCGGCTCCCCGAAGTTCTCCGTCTATACCCGTGAGGAATGGCGGGAATTCACCTCCGCGTTCGGCGGCGGACTCGTCGAGGCCGGGCTGCGCCCCGGCCACCGGGTCGCCGACCTCTTCTACGCCGGCGAACTCTATGCGAGCTTCACCTTCATCCTGGATTCCCTCCACCGCGCCCCCGTCGCCAACGTCCGGCTGCCGATAGGAGGCGCCGCACCACTCGAATCAACGGTGCACACGCTGGAGGAATTCGACGTCGATGTCGTCGCCGGCACGACAACGACGCTCTGCACCCTCGCCGACCATCTCGTACGGGCCGGGCGCCAACTTCCCGGCGTGCGGATCCTGTTCTTCGGCGGCGAGGGACTGTACGAGGACCAGCGGCCGCTGCTCCGCAGGGCGTTCCCGCGGGCGCAGGCCCGCTCCATCGGCTACGCCGGTGTCGACTCCGGGCTTCTCGGCCAGGCCGTACCGGGCGCCGACCCCCGCGTCCACCGGGCGTTCACGCCGCACACCGTCGTCGAGATCCTGGACGAGAACACCGGCGAGCCCCTCACCCGTGAGGGCGTCGCGGGCCGCGTCGTCGTCACCGACCTGCGCCGGCGGCTGATGCCCGTCATCCGCTACCCCGTCGGCGACCGGGCCGAATGGACCGACGCCGACGCCGGGCACTTCCGGATCCTCGGCCGGGCCGAGGAAGGCGTGCGCATCGGTGCGGTGTCCCTCTACACCCAGGACGTGCACGACCTGGTGCGCGCCGCCGACCCGACCGGCCTGGTGATCGGCATCCAGCTCGTGGTGCGCCGCTGGGAGGGCCGGGACGGGCTGGTCCTGCGGCTGGCCGTCGACGGGGATCCGGCCGGCGGCGACGCCGAGCAGGCGGGGCTCGGGCATCTGGCGGGCGCCGTCGCCAAGGAGATCCTCGCGGCCCGGCAGATGTACGCCGAGGAGGTCGAGGCGGCTCGCATCCACCCGCTGGCCGTGGAGTGGGTCCGGCACGGCGAGCTGGTCGTCAACCCGCGCACCGGCAAGCTGAAGCGGGTCATCGACGAACGGCCGCACTCATGA
- a CDS encoding SDR family NAD(P)-dependent oxidoreductase: MSAAYLDALFSLTGRRALVTGGSSGIGRAIAEALGRAGAEVVLMARREDPLRTAAGELRAAGCAADWVAADLGDRDALREGAAEAVRRFGEPDILVHAAGVNPRPPMGELSTADWDRTMAVNLDAAFLLGQRFGPGMADRGWGRILHIASQQSVRAFGNSGAYGVSKAGLAALTRSQAEAWSRHGVSVNALAPGFVHTSLNEAVFADPVRAEAMARRTMAGRNGEPADVAGAAVFLAGPGAAYVTGQTVFVDGGFSVT, encoded by the coding sequence ATGTCCGCCGCCTATCTTGACGCGCTCTTCTCCCTCACCGGCCGCCGGGCCCTGGTCACCGGAGGCAGTTCCGGGATCGGCCGGGCCATCGCCGAGGCGCTGGGCCGCGCCGGGGCCGAGGTGGTCCTGATGGCCCGCCGGGAGGATCCGTTGCGCACCGCCGCCGGGGAGTTGCGGGCGGCGGGCTGCGCGGCGGACTGGGTCGCCGCCGACCTGGGCGACCGGGACGCGCTGCGGGAGGGCGCGGCGGAGGCGGTACGGCGCTTCGGCGAGCCCGACATCCTGGTCCATGCCGCCGGCGTCAACCCCCGTCCGCCGATGGGCGAGTTGAGCACCGCCGACTGGGATCGCACGATGGCCGTCAACCTGGATGCCGCGTTCCTGCTCGGGCAGCGCTTCGGACCCGGGATGGCGGACCGCGGCTGGGGGCGGATCCTGCACATCGCCTCCCAGCAGTCGGTCCGGGCGTTCGGCAACAGCGGTGCGTACGGGGTCTCCAAGGCGGGGCTCGCGGCCCTGACCCGCTCCCAGGCGGAGGCGTGGTCCCGGCACGGCGTGAGCGTCAACGCCCTGGCGCCCGGCTTCGTCCACACCTCGCTCAACGAGGCGGTCTTCGCCGACCCGGTGCGCGCCGAGGCGATGGCCCGCCGCACGATGGCCGGACGCAACGGCGAGCCGGCCGATGTCGCGGGCGCCGCGGTGTTCCTGGCCGGTCCGGGTGCGGCGTATGTGACCGGCCAGACGGTGTTCGTGGACGGCGGCTTCTCGGTCACCTGA
- a CDS encoding HAD domain-containing protein gives MEPTLPVLFLDVDGPLNPWMAKPHRRPDGYTALRMRPTGWEPPRPPLWVWLNPDHGPLLMGLGCRLVWATTWQAEANAWIAPVLGLPELPVVHWPRLHRRDPERVHWKTRHLVDVAAGRPFAWVDDEIGRWDTVWIARHHPGAALPYRVDPATGLRPDDFAVLREWAAGQTAGA, from the coding sequence ATGGAGCCCACGCTGCCGGTCCTGTTCCTGGACGTCGACGGACCGCTCAACCCCTGGATGGCGAAGCCGCACCGGCGTCCCGACGGGTACACCGCGCTGCGGATGCGCCCCACCGGCTGGGAACCGCCGCGCCCGCCGCTGTGGGTATGGCTGAATCCGGACCACGGACCGCTGCTGATGGGGCTGGGTTGCCGGCTGGTCTGGGCCACTACCTGGCAGGCGGAGGCGAACGCCTGGATAGCGCCGGTGCTGGGCCTGCCGGAACTGCCCGTGGTGCACTGGCCGCGGCTGCACCGGCGGGACCCGGAACGTGTGCACTGGAAGACCCGGCACCTCGTCGACGTCGCGGCCGGGCGGCCGTTCGCCTGGGTGGACGACGAGATCGGTCGGTGGGACACGGTGTGGATCGCCCGCCACCACCCGGGCGCCGCCCTCCCCTACCGGGTCGATCCGGCCACCGGGCTGCGGCCGGACGACTTCGCGGTGCTGCGGGAGTGGGCGGCGGGGCAGACGGCGGGGGCGTAG
- a CDS encoding HAD family hydrolase has product MTTSDDDGTHGTAGRIRGVLFDFSGTLLRIEPAESWLRAALAAAGAAGAAVLDDAGIARLAAALERAGALPGGASPSLAELPAGLRALWEVRDRDARCHRALYTALARRVPLPRPELPDSLYDALYDRHRTPDAWIPYPDAAGVLAELHRRGIRTGVVSNIGWDLRPVLRAHGLDRYLDACVLSYEHGRQKPDPALFALACRELGLAPAGVLMVGDDRTADGGATALGCAYLPVDHLPVDRRPDGLRPVLDLVG; this is encoded by the coding sequence ATGACGACGAGCGACGACGACGGCACCCACGGGACCGCGGGCCGGATCCGGGGTGTGCTCTTCGACTTCTCCGGCACCCTGCTCCGTATCGAGCCGGCCGAGTCCTGGCTGCGCGCGGCCCTGGCCGCGGCCGGTGCGGCCGGTGCCGCCGTGCTGGACGACGCCGGGATCGCCCGGCTGGCCGCCGCACTGGAGCGCGCCGGCGCCCTCCCCGGTGGCGCCTCTCCCTCTCTGGCCGAGCTGCCCGCCGGGCTCCGCGCCCTGTGGGAGGTCCGGGACCGCGACGCCCGTTGCCACCGCGCGCTCTACACCGCGCTGGCCCGCCGGGTCCCGCTCCCCCGGCCCGAGTTGCCGGACTCCCTCTACGACGCGCTTTACGACCGCCACCGCACCCCGGACGCCTGGATCCCCTACCCCGACGCCGCCGGGGTGCTGGCGGAACTGCACCGCCGCGGTATCCGCACCGGCGTCGTCAGCAACATCGGCTGGGACCTGCGCCCGGTCCTGCGCGCCCACGGCCTCGACCGCTATCTGGACGCCTGCGTGCTCTCGTACGAACACGGCCGCCAGAAACCCGACCCGGCCCTCTTCGCCCTCGCCTGCCGGGAGCTGGGCCTCGCCCCCGCCGGCGTCCTGATGGTCGGCGACGACCGCACCGCGGACGGCGGCGCCACCGCCCTGGGCTGCGCCTACCTGCCGGTGGACCATCTCCCCGTGGACCGCCGCCCGGACGGGCTGCGGCCGGTGCTGGACCTGGTCGGCTGA
- a CDS encoding M56 family metallopeptidase, translated as MMVPLALMVLGVLAAATAPRLMARSDWPDREPVLALWVWQCVVAGVLLCCVLAMALTAAAAWEQVRSPVFGPAPRAVVEAYALNTYGPWAGVLAVLLAGGGAWTAFALTREVGAARARRRQRRADLLRRSPLLPGEDPRDGRLVVLEDGRPGAWWLHHSSPQLVITTSALQRLKGRQLDALIAHEQGHARARHDVLLHCASALAAGFPQIPVFAAFRDQVHRLVEMAADDVASRRFGRVTIALALVQLNEDRGVFGPCPDQHAQVPQRVDRLLAPGARFTPARRLRLTACALLVPAIPLLVTFMPGLRALT; from the coding sequence ATGATGGTCCCCCTCGCGCTGATGGTTCTCGGCGTGCTGGCCGCGGCCACCGCGCCCCGGCTGATGGCCCGTTCGGACTGGCCCGACCGCGAGCCGGTGCTGGCCCTGTGGGTGTGGCAGTGCGTGGTCGCCGGAGTCCTGCTGTGCTGCGTGCTGGCCATGGCGCTGACCGCCGCCGCCGCGTGGGAGCAGGTCCGCAGCCCGGTGTTCGGACCGGCCCCGCGGGCGGTCGTCGAGGCGTACGCCCTCAACACGTACGGGCCCTGGGCCGGGGTGCTGGCCGTCCTGCTGGCGGGCGGCGGCGCGTGGACGGCGTTCGCGCTGACCCGTGAGGTGGGGGCGGCCCGCGCCCGCCGCCGGCAGCGCCGGGCCGATCTGCTGCGGCGCTCGCCGCTGCTGCCCGGCGAGGACCCCCGCGACGGCCGCCTGGTGGTGCTGGAGGACGGCCGCCCGGGCGCCTGGTGGCTGCACCACTCCTCGCCCCAACTGGTCATCACCACCTCGGCGTTGCAGCGGCTGAAGGGGCGTCAGCTCGATGCGCTGATCGCCCACGAGCAGGGCCATGCCCGGGCCCGGCACGACGTGCTGCTGCACTGCGCGTCGGCGCTGGCCGCCGGCTTCCCGCAGATCCCGGTCTTCGCCGCCTTCCGCGACCAGGTGCACCGGCTGGTCGAGATGGCCGCCGACGATGTCGCCTCACGCCGGTTCGGCCGGGTCACGATAGCGCTCGCCCTGGTCCAACTGAACGAGGACCGCGGGGTGTTCGGCCCCTGCCCGGACCAGCACGCGCAGGTCCCGCAGCGGGTCGACCGGCTGCTGGCCCCGGGCGCCCGCTTCACCCCGGCGCGGCGGCTGCGGCTGACCGCGTGCGCGCTGCTGGTCCCCGCGATCCCGCTGCTGGTGACGTTCATGCCGGGCCTGCGCGCGCTGACCTGA